The sequence AGCAATTCTTCTTGCAAACGAGAAAAAGGCCAAGCAGCTTACGAAAAAACCCGTATGGCTAAAAGGTTACGGTTCATCCCTGGACAGCTTTTACCCGGGCGACCGCGACCTCTTGAAAGGCCAGCTGCCCAATGCCGCAAAGCGAGCTTATGACATGGCAGGCATCAAGAATCCCAAAAAGGAGATAGATTGCTTCGAGATAACCGAGCCCTACGCCTTCCAGGAGCTTCTGTGGTGCGAAGACCTAGGGCTTTGCGGCAAAGGCGAAGGCGGCAAGCTCATCGATAAGGGCACTACTTCAATGGCAGGTGCAATGCCGGTCAACCCTTCGGGCGGAACGCTCGCCATGAATCCCTATATTTCACGCAGCCTGTACAGGCTTGCAGAATGCGTCCTTCAGATAAGAGGACAGGCGGGCGAGCATCAGCTGGACCGCGAGGTCAAGACAGCTCTGGCGCACGGCACGCACGGTTTCGCCGGACAATGCCATGCCGTTGCGATAGTGGGAGCATAGGAGGCGGCTATGGGAAGACCAGTTGCAATTATCGGAAGCGGACAGACAAACCATGGCAAGCGCTTTGACGTCAATTATCCCGAGCTTGTGAACGAAGCGGTCGAAGCCCTTATGGAGAACACGGGTATTGACCTCAAGGATATCGACGGTGTTGTTTTCGGCACCATGCCCTCCATGATGGAAGGGGTGGCGCTTACTCACTTCTATTTCGCCGATGTTCTGCGTGCCGTTGGCAAGCCGATTCTCAAGACCGAGACATGCGGTTCGACCGGGATATCGATAGCCATTACCGGCTATTACTGGGTGACATCCGGCATGGCGGACCTGGTCCTCGTAATCGGTTCCGAGAAGATGAACGAGGGTGATTCACAGTCGACCATGACGTCGATACTCGACCCGTTTTACCAGAAGTATTTCATCTCAGGCGCGCCGGGCATATTCTCCATGCAGTCTCAGGAGTGGTCCAAGCGTTTCGGCATTCCTGAAGAAAAGGTCAGGGCCGCTGCGACAAGGCTGTCGATAGACCATCACAATGATGCGTTCGATAATCCACACGCGCATATCAAACAGCATCTTACCGAAGAGCAGGTCAATACCGCCCGCATAATCACATACCCGGTCAGGCTATGGGATGTATGTCCTGCATCGGACGGTGCATGCGCCATGCTGATCGCATCCGAAAAGTATGCCAAGAAGCTCGGCAGGAAGGCGGCATGGATAAAGGGCGTAGGTTACTGCGGCGAGGAATACTGGTTCGGCGATTCGGACAAGGTAATCTGGCAGTCGGCGATACAGGCGTCGAGACAGGCTTATAAAATGGCCGGTATAAAAAACCCGCGCAAGGAACTCGACGTGGCTGAGGTCTATAATCCGTTCACCTTCCAGGAACTGCTCTATTACGAATGCTTCGGGTTCTGCGATTTCGGCACCGCATGCGATTACACCCTCAAGGGCGTATTCTCAAGAGAAGGCGAACTGCCCTGCGACCCGTCCGGGGGGACGCTCTGCACAAACCCCATCGGTGCAACGGGTCTCAACCGTGTGGCTGAGGCGGCCCTGCAGGTGACGAATCAGGCAGGGGCGCATCAGATTCCAAATGCCAAAACGGCACTGGCACACGCAATGGGCGGAGTCGATCAGTACAACGGCGTCATGATCGTAAGCTCGGTGAAATAGGGGGGATGCCATGAAAGAATATAAAACAATTTCGAATACGATGACGCTGCCCCATAAATACGGGGCAGGGCCTGTCATAACAAAATTTTATGACGGTCTGAGGCAGGGGAAAATTCTTGCGAACACATGCCCTCATTGCAAGAAAACATATGTTCCGGCCCGTTCGTTCTGTCCGGGATGCCTTGCCAAGATGGACAAATGGGTCGAGCTTTCGGGCAAGGGCGAGGTTGTTTCCTGGGCTTATACTGATAAACCCTTTTTCGGCTCGCCGTGTGAACCTCCTTTCATAACGGCACTGATAAGACTTGCGGGGACCGACTGTGATTTCCTGCACCTGATCGGCGGCGCGGATCTGAAGACTCTGTCCAGAAAGCTCAAAAAAGGCCTCAAGGTCAAAGCCGTTTTCAGTGATGATAAAAAAGGCCATATGCTCGACATCAAATACTTCGAGCCGGTACGTTAGGGGGTGTGTGATGGCGGAACAGATCAGAAAAGAATGCGATGTCGTTACGGACGAAATATCGGTCGACTATGAGATTGCCTACGGTCCTACGTGGATCAAGTTTTTTGACGGGATGAAGGAAGAGAAGATTCTCGGCAGCAAATGCGCAAAATGCGGAAGGATACTTGTGCCGGCGCGTTCATACTGCCCCCGCTGCTTCGTGGAAGTAAACAGCTTTATCGAGGTTGCCCAGGAAGGTGCAATTGTCGCCTGGGCGCTGACCGAGTACGAATACTTCGGAATGCCCACCAAACCGCCGTTCATAGGGG is a genomic window of Desulfomonilia bacterium containing:
- a CDS encoding Zn-ribbon domain-containing OB-fold protein, translated to MAEQIRKECDVVTDEISVDYEIAYGPTWIKFFDGMKEEKILGSKCAKCGRILVPARSYCPRCFVEVNSFIEVAQEGAIVAWALTEYEYFGMPTKPPFIGALIRLDGTDSNFLHLIGGIDLSDSELVRKTVQNGMKVKAVWNEDKKGHIMDIKYFTPVKSGKSK
- a CDS encoding Zn-ribbon domain-containing OB-fold protein; this translates as MKEYKTISNTMTLPHKYGAGPVITKFYDGLRQGKILANTCPHCKKTYVPARSFCPGCLAKMDKWVELSGKGEVVSWAYTDKPFFGSPCEPPFITALIRLAGTDCDFLHLIGGADLKTLSRKLKKGLKVKAVFSDDKKGHMLDIKYFEPVR